In a single window of the Lebetimonas sp. JH292 genome:
- the rsmA gene encoding 16S rRNA (adenine(1518)-N(6)/adenine(1519)-N(6))-dimethyltransferase RsmA, whose amino-acid sequence MEKIVEAMPNTQNLIIEIGPGLGDLTEKLLEKRKVTAIEIDKDLCEILKDKFPNLNLICGDVLEFWKKGSLAEENYDLIANLPYYIATNIILKALKDKNAKNILVLIQKEVADKFSAKTGNRNYSSLAVLASSVAKVKKLFDIPPGAFVPAPKVTSSVILFEKFKESFNEEFAKFLKIAFSNPRKTLSKNLSATGLNLKDFELDPKLRPHQVDGLTFFRLFSALKERSKNGRKQKRKSQ is encoded by the coding sequence TTGGAAAAAATCGTCGAAGCGATGCCCAATACTCAAAATTTAATTATAGAGATTGGGCCTGGCTTAGGCGATTTAACGGAAAAGTTGCTGGAAAAAAGAAAAGTGACAGCAATAGAAATTGATAAAGATTTGTGTGAAATTTTAAAAGATAAATTTCCAAACTTAAATCTAATTTGTGGTGATGTTCTTGAATTTTGGAAAAAGGGTTCTTTGGCTGAAGAAAATTATGATTTGATTGCAAATTTACCGTATTATATAGCAACAAATATAATTTTAAAAGCCCTTAAAGATAAAAACGCAAAAAATATTTTGGTTTTAATCCAAAAAGAAGTGGCAGATAAATTCAGTGCGAAAACAGGCAATAGAAATTATTCTTCTTTGGCTGTTTTGGCAAGCAGTGTTGCAAAAGTAAAAAAATTGTTTGATATACCTCCCGGGGCGTTTGTTCCTGCTCCGAAGGTGACAAGTAGTGTAATTTTATTTGAAAAGTTTAAAGAAAGCTTTAATGAGGAGTTTGCTAAATTTTTAAAAATAGCATTTAGTAATCCCAGAAAAACACTCAGTAAGAATTTATCTGCAACAGGGCTGAATTTGAAAGATTTTGAACTTGATCCGAAATTAAGACCTCACCAGGTAGACGGCTTAACTTTTTTCCGGCTCTTTTCCGCGCTAAAGGAAAGGAGTAAGAATGGAAGAAAACAAAAACGAAAATCTCAGTAA
- a CDS encoding purine-nucleoside phosphorylase has protein sequence MIISAGNQEVFNFAYPIGIGLIESAVNLTRLCLFDKPDIIIFIGSAGSYGKIKPFEIIKTKTASNIEHCLLNQKCYTPIENVISLSVSRETIINSSNYITTSKKISKKYLSLNIDAENMEFFSVLKVAKEFNIPAIGIFVITNYCFKNAHKEYSRNIKKAKEKLIKYLTDEKIIKEINA, from the coding sequence GTGATTATTTCAGCCGGAAATCAGGAAGTTTTTAATTTCGCTTATCCTATTGGTATAGGACTGATAGAAAGTGCTGTAAATTTGACAAGATTGTGTCTTTTTGACAAACCTGATATTATAATATTCATAGGCAGTGCCGGAAGTTATGGAAAAATAAAACCTTTTGAAATAATAAAAACAAAAACCGCTTCAAATATAGAACACTGTCTTTTAAATCAAAAATGTTACACACCGATTGAAAATGTAATTTCTCTTTCTGTTTCACGTGAAACAATTATAAATTCATCAAATTATATAACAACAAGTAAAAAAATTTCAAAAAAATATCTTTCATTGAATATTGATGCTGAAAATATGGAATTTTTTTCTGTACTCAAAGTGGCAAAAGAATTTAATATTCCCGCAATTGGCATTTTTGTAATTACAAATTACTGTTTTAAAAATGCACATAAAGAATACAGCCGAAATATAAAAAAAGCAAAAGAAAAATTAATTAAATATCTAACTGATGAAAAAATAATAAAGGAAATTAATGCTTAA
- the hisF gene encoding imidazole glycerol phosphate synthase subunit HisF, producing MEYFAKRIIPCLDVKEGRVVKGVNFVGLRDAGDPVEAAIRYNEEGADELTFLDINASHEKRKPIIDIIKNVAKEVFIPLTVGGGISELDDIYNLLNVGCDKVSVNSAAVKNPDFINEGAKRFGSQCIVVAIDVKKVAPQKWNVFIKGGREDTGLDAIIWAKEVVDRGAGEILLTSMDTDGTKAGFDIQITEIISKMLNVPVIASGGAGKMEHFKEVFEHSADAALAASIFHFREIEIMDLKKYLQQNNISVRI from the coding sequence ATGGAATATTTTGCAAAAAGAATAATTCCCTGTCTTGATGTTAAAGAAGGAAGGGTTGTAAAAGGGGTAAATTTTGTAGGCTTGCGCGATGCAGGTGACCCTGTTGAAGCTGCAATAAGATATAATGAAGAAGGAGCGGATGAACTGACTTTTCTTGATATAAACGCAAGCCATGAAAAAAGAAAACCTATAATTGATATTATCAAAAACGTGGCAAAAGAAGTTTTTATACCTTTAACAGTAGGAGGGGGTATAAGCGAACTTGATGATATTTATAATTTATTAAACGTGGGATGCGATAAGGTTTCAGTAAATTCAGCCGCTGTAAAAAATCCGGATTTTATAAATGAAGGGGCGAAAAGATTTGGAAGCCAGTGTATAGTAGTTGCAATAGATGTAAAAAAAGTAGCGCCTCAAAAATGGAATGTTTTTATAAAAGGAGGCCGTGAAGACACAGGACTTGATGCTATTATCTGGGCAAAGGAGGTAGTAGACAGAGGTGCGGGGGAAATACTTTTAACATCAATGGATACAGACGGGACAAAAGCAGGATTTGATATTCAAATAACGGAAATTATTTCAAAAATGCTCAACGTACCTGTTATTGCCAGCGGAGGGGCAGGAAAAATGGAGCATTTCAAAGAAGTTTTTGAACATTCGGCAGATGCTGCATTAGCGGCAAGTATTTTTCATTTTAGAGAAATAGAGATAATGGACCTTAAAAAATATTTACAGCAAAACAATATAAGCGTGAGAATTTAA